The Opisthocomus hoazin isolate bOpiHoa1 chromosome 27, bOpiHoa1.hap1, whole genome shotgun sequence DNA segment TTAGGCAGGTGTTTCTCTTTTGCTCTAGTCAATGGACTAAGGGAGCTTTGAGAACAGGAGACAACATTTTATAAATGCTGTTGCTTTATGTCTTCCCCCACTAAAAAAATCATAGCTCACCTgggttttaaattgcttttcagtcTTTCCTAATGAATGTTTCTCTGAATGTTTGCATGTCTTCTGTTTGCCCTCAATATGGGGAGAAGCTTAAGTCAACAAGTTTTTATTTGATTTGTAAATAGTGCTGGAGTGACACGTTATCACAGATTCTCAGAACTCTGACTCCACGTCTTGTCCTCCAGATATGACATGCCAGAGACATCACCCAAGTAGGCTGCAAGGTGCAGGGTAGAGGATGGAGATTAAAATAACTTTGAGGAAAAACCATCTAGAACTTTATCCTGTACCTCTGTTTAGCCCACAAACCATCAGAGGCTGGTGAAATAATTGCTTTGGACAGATAATAAAACATCCTCCAGCAAAACTAAGGTACTTAATATACTGCCCCAGTCAATTTCCCTTATTTCTGCTGTCCTCTTGCTTTTAATAATGGTTTaatgaaaaattcaaaattaattggAACTGGCATTAGACATCCACGTGTTCCAATGAGGGTTTCACTACTTCAATATTTCATAAGCTGACTTCATGACTATGCTTCTCCTTATCTGGACTTCCATAGGCTAGAATATTGCCTCTTTTCATAAAATGAAAGGTCCCAGTATGGGCAGATGGGGGTACATGAAAAAAGTTTGCAACCACATCATatgcaaaggaataaaaataatagctgtgtgttttctttctgccacAATCCCCCCTTTCTATGTAATGATATGCATCTGAGACTCGACTGGAAAGAGCTGTCCTAAAAATAAACAGGAGCCGTCTGAAAGGTGTCTGAGGGAGGTATTTGGCAGCTGTCAGGCTGTCACGTACGCTAGAAGGATGGAGCTGATGGACTCGCTGACACCAGACAGGCTCTGCTGAAATGAGAATGCCTTATGCTTCCCTTGGCACTCACTGGGAAAATTCTGTTGGCCAGAGCCATCAGACCTCAGTGTGTTTGGGGCCTGATCCAGTTCTGGCTGCCGTCAATGAGAGTCTGCCCTTGGATGGCAGTGGGAATTGGATGAGACCCTTGCTTTACCCCTGAGACTCTGGCTTTACACCAGGGATGAAATTTGGCTCCCCAAGTGAATGTCACCCTAATGGAGAGAGATACACCAGGCTTGTAAGCTTCTGTAGCTCTCTGAAAACGAGACCTCTTGCTGAGATGCCTAGATGTGGGGACCAGAGCCTAACctttcacattttttcttctatCAGCTTTGCACCACTCCGTGCCTCGGTTTCTCCTTCTCTAACAGAGGTGATGTTGTCCTGTCTTCAAGAAGATTATCAACATACCTGTAGATccagacattttaaaatgcttccaGACCATGACTGTGCTATAAGCTGTTCCTATTTCCCACAAGGTGCTTAATGGACATGTGTTACACCATGCAGCAGTCGCGAGATGAGCAAACAGAAACACGGAGGCATGACATGACTCATCTCAAGCCTTTGCAGCAGCTCAGTGGCAGAGTGAGGACCCAAGAATCGCAGTCTTCACCAAAACAATCATACCTGTAGAGTGACCAAATCTTGCTAGCAGAAGCTTCAGTTCTTCTCAAGCGCCCAGGGAAATCTCCATTGCCTGTAGTGTAACTGAAGATGTTTGTCGCTGTTCTTGGCAGAGACATAATGTCCTGGGGAGGGAAAATGAAGAAGTGTGAAGACAAGGTGGAAACCTCCTTGTTTCTCAATGGGAGGGGGGACACCTCTCTTATTCTCAATGGGACCTGACTGCTGCCATATCTGAAAATCTGTCAGTTTGTTTTGTTATCTAATGGGCAAAAGCAGCCCCTTTTTAGTGAAGAGCAGACTCTGACATCAACTATTTTGCAGTACTTTGATCTGAAAATACTCATCTGTGTTGAGAAGAATGGACAAGGGAATTCATTCCTTTAATATGGACGAAACAAAATTACCTACAAGATAAGAAGATGGCTTGatctttttgagaaaaaaaaaattacttccttattTTGATGATGTTTGCTCTGAAGTATCATCTTGTGACTGCCAGAGTCTGCCTTGCAGGATCATTCTATTACAGCCAGCTCCCATGGCTGGCATTGCTTCCTTCCTTTTGGAGGTATCCTTGTATTTACCAAAGTATTGCTTGTTCCTCTTGGTATTCTGAGGCCTCTGTTGTCGCCTGTTTGTGTGGTGTGCCTGCAGCCCCATGATGCTGACTCTGCTCACGTGCTACAGCAGGATATGAGCAGCCCTTCAATTAGGCAGGGAtctgaaaggaagaggaaatcaAGGTGATGAACCAGTGAGGAGCACGTCTGAGTCGATATTAGATATCTGATGGTGTGACGAGCAATGAATGAATCCTACCCCTTTCGGAGGGTCCCAGCCTGTTTGCCTACACTGACCAGACAGATCTCCTATGGGGAAACTGCACTGCATGAATGAGGGGTGTTCACAccagccaggctctgtgcctccttCAGGGTGCTCTGGTTCTCCCCCGTGAGGTATTTTTCACTATGCAGAGTACTTTTCTCTTCTTCATTAAAATGGCCACATTAAATAGCTGTGAGTTTCCTCAACGCCTACTTTGTTGCACTAATCTACCCCACAGCTGGCAGCTTTTTAGAGCAGGAGACGTGGGGTTGCTAAATCCATTCATTTCTCACATGCACCCACGTTTCTAATGGCTATGGAGACCCAGCTTTAAAGTCCTCTGAGAATCATTGGAATGAAGAACACTTTGTGAATATGTTATAATTATTATGGGATTTAGGGGTGTGTGGAAATGATTCACGGAGACATTTCCCAGCCAGCAGGCTGTTGGAGCCAGGTGAGCTCTTCCCCGGAATGTCAAGCATGCAGCGCGGCAACTAGGAGGAACAGGTTTGGCAGGACATTTTAAGTTCACGGCAGACAGCCTCTTCAGAGCCACATCCCTGCTTTACCGACCTCCCAGCTGGATGTTCCTCTCTGCCACACTGGTGAGCTGGAGAGGATGGACACACTGCGAAGGAGCCTTTCTCGCTGGAAGAGGTACCACATTAAGGTGCACCTGGCTGATGAGGACCTGATGATGCCCCTGACGGTCAAGCCCAGAGACACAGTGATGGACCTACGGGCTCACTTAGTACGGGAGGGCGTCACTTCCTGGAAGAAGACATTTTATTACAACTCCAGGCAGCTTGAGGAGCATGAGACTCTCAAAGAAGCCAATATCCAGAATGGCTCtgtcctgcttcttgtcagcaatAAGAGGTAGGCAAGGAGCTCGTCTGCAGCGGGGGTGGTGCAAAGGAAGGGGAATACTCTGCTTATCTCAGCCCTTTGGGACACTTTCCTGTTGGGATTTGCAGAGAGAAGATCAGGAACTCAAACCCTGCAATTTCCAGCAGGTGGATTGAGATTCAAGGCTCTTCAGCTCCAGACAGGCTGTGGTGTGAAATAAGGGGGTAAGAGGAGGAGGAAATCTGGTTGGTGCTGCCTGTCCTGTCTCTGATCAGGTCTCACTTTCCTGACTACGTGGCTAAGCACAGAGGGAGAGACAAGATGGGCAAAAGGGCAAAGGGAGATTGTGCGCTTGGGGGAGTGCTTTCGGAGCCTCTCACATGTCCTCATTTTTTCTTGTTGCACCTGGCTCTCTCCACTTCTTTTTAGTAGATACTTTCTGCAAGTATTTGGGGGTGGTGCAGTCCTGCTGTGACAGGGAAGAGCTGAGAGCCGCCAGCTTACAGCAAAGCACAGCGAGCGCTGGACAGAGATGGCAAGAGGCTGCAGCTTCCCAAACTGTGGCCAGATCACAGCAGAAAGTACAAGGAGACTAGAGACTTCCAGGACAGCCCGTGCAAAGGAGATCAATCAGGGCAAGTGTTATGTTCCAGTGGGAATGAAAGCTGAGGTAATAGACCTGAGACCCACTGGCCCACAGGATCATTTAGATTCAGTGGGGTGAATTTATGCCCGCCTGTGCTGTCTTTCCTAATGCCTGGTTGTTGCTGCCAGCACGATTAATTCTGTGAAGCATTTTGGGGATACCGGGTAGAAGAGGTGCACAGCAGAGCAGGGGTTTATTTTGTCTAATTCAGCTTTCTAAATCCCGAGCCCTCTGAATTATGTGTCTATGCTGATCAGAGTTTCCTCTGCAGAAACTAAAGACTTCAGTTCCTGATAATATGCCACATACTGGAATGGTCCTATTTTCCAGTCCAGAGGCAGCTTGAAATCTCACACAAAGACGATTTAATAAAGCATTTCCTTTCAGAGCTCAGCCAGACACAAGGGATTTCACATCGCTCAGCTAACTGCAAACCTCGAGTCACCCACGGCCCCTTTCTCCAACATCTCATTTCAGCTCTCTGATTAACTTGGCTCAGCTCCTCCTTTTCACCTTGTTTTTAATGGCAGGAGCAtttctgtttgttgttgtttccaGTGTTGATTTTTCTAAATCGTACAGCCTGAATTTTTGAGAGTAAAACAGGATTCGGAGGGACTCCGTTGATGGAGTGCACATATTGACGCTCTTTTGAGAGATGCCTGATTTCCATAACATGCTATGCACCTTCCCACATGCTGCGAAAGCAGGACGTAACTGCAGCAATGCAGAAATCACCAGGAGATCCTGTCCTCAGTGTGCTGCGTTCAGGGTGCCCACCTTCACTAGCCATTTTTGAAAATTTAGAGCCTGTTGCTCAAAGTCCCAGCTCAATTTTTGTGAGTACATGAAAAAGGGAGTGAGATTTCTATATTTTTCACCTTGAATCAAAACCTTCCTGGCTCCTAAACAAGCACTTTTGGCCAATCATTCACTCCttttcccagggctggggggatTATTGGGGGCAGAGGGTCTCTCCCTGAAGTCACGTCTCTCCTTGAGTTCTTGGACATGAAGGATTATTGGGTTGTGACAACCTCAGCCACTCCCAAAGTATTTCGTGTGGCAGGAGCAGTAAATGCCCAGGTATTAGCAATACAGTTCTGGAAAGGCTCATGGGGGTGACTGAACTATCGTCGTAGAATGGTCCTCTTCAATATTTCTGAGACATGCTTGTGTGTGGCTTGGCAGTCATCACCCTGCTCGGTACATAGTCCCAGGCTGAGCACAGCCCCTGTGACTCAGCACCTTGCCAGATCCTCAGCATACAGAGCACAGGTTTTTAGAGGGCTCTCTCTAACACTTCAATTGGGAGTTAGGAGATACAGAGTGGGAGCAGGCAGGTGCTGCATTGCAACTTGAATTACAGCACCATTTTGAGCCTTAAGATTATTTGGCTAGCTCTTTAGGTACTATAAAGAACGGTAGGCATTATAAATCCATGTTGATCCAATAGTGTCCGCAGAGATATGTTGGTCTGTATCAGCTGGGCAACAGTGTGCAACCTTGAGGAATAAGAGGAGAGTAGCCTCTGCAGTGTTGGGGCTGTCTGGCAGCCACAggagcagagaggaacagagaacgTGGTGCTGGGTTTGGCCAGCAGCCCTGAGGATTTAAGAGTTGGTTTTAGTACTTCACCGACTCAGTAAAGTATGGGCCCTCTCCATCAAAGGTCAGCATCTGCTTCTTAAGTTCTCCCTGAAAATCTTGGTGTCTCCTACTTACTCTTTTGTACCGAGATGCCAGCCAAGCAGAGCTATATTAATTTCAAAAGTGGAGTTACTCTGATTGCCAAGGTCTGGAGCTCAGTGTCGTGCCTATAAATATTAATGGTCACTCTGTATGCTATGTGTTCCTACAAGGGGCTCCTGGGACAGTTTACTCTGAAccagagaaaacatgaaaatgacCCTATTTTTCatgcccccctgcccctccccccaatGCCTTTGTAGATAATTGgcatttagcaaaggccaagTCAGCATTTCCACTTCTTGCTCGTGTTTTCTAGGGTTTATAACCTAGTCATAAAAATTCACTTAAGGCTGCAGCTTGGCAGGAAAGGGATCAGCATACCAGCTAATGCTGAAAATTTATTTGGACCTTAATGTTCAAAAGTTTGAGCAAGTCATTCTGGAGTTCAGTCAACATGACCTCTCGCGCTGGGAAAACACACGGGCAGGCCAGAACTGGGAATATCACATCCACTGAGGATGCCAGTCCCCCTTGTACAGAGCTTGTTAATCACATTACTGCTGCACTGATTGAGATTGCAATCCTGTTGCAGTAGAAGCTGAGTAAAGAGCATGCTGAAAAACAGTTTCTGCTCTAGAGAGTTACATATTACAATAATATGGTTTGCAAATGGGTAAAACAAGCAAAGCAAGACTTGACATGTGAATGaacaagcagagagagaaaccTCCCAGCTCAGTGGCCTTGGGCCAGCCTGTGGTGTTCAACCATTGGTGCCCAACACAAGGAGACCACCAGTGAGTCTTGACATGAAAAGAGCAGCCATCCAGCACAGATGCAAGAGGCCTCTCTTGCACGCACAAGAGGCATCTCAGCGTGCATCAGGGCATGCAGCAGGCTGTCCCAAATGCCCGAGGTGTGATCAGTCCTGGCACTGTGGACCACACCACGGCAGAACCTGTTTGACTCGCTCTGGAGGCGGTGCAGGGCCCCAGAGCCAGGTAGCTGCTCAGCTGGTCTGGTGGTGATGTGGGAGTTCCTGAAACTGGCACAACTCTTCCGGAATTTTGTCTGCCACCTGGATGCTTTTTGCCGTCTGCATGCTGTAGAGCAACAACCAAAGAGGCCTCCCACAGTACAGTGAGCAGCAGTGCTAGGCAGTGGGTGTATGGCATTAGCTGCTCCTTGTTGATAATTTGTTGGCTGCATTTTGATGCTAGATGTTAGGTGGAGGGATATTGTCTTGAACTGGTGAATCCACCACTTAACCCATGAGCTACTTTAAATAGGGGATAGAAATGGGTGATCCAGAGCGATTCCTAGATGTGCTGTGTGCCTGCCACTGACCATTCCTAAAGATGTACAGCTCCAGCTGGCTCTGGACATGGTACGAGCACATTGACAGAGCCTTTGCGCTTGGTTTCAGGCTCCTTTCTTGCATGGTCACCTCTAGCAGTCAGTCAGACAAGTGCT contains these protein-coding regions:
- the LOC104327871 gene encoding ubiquitin domain-containing protein TINCR, whose translation is MDTLRRSLSRWKRYHIKVHLADEDLMMPLTVKPRDTVMDLRAHLVREGVTSWKKTFYYNSRQLEEHETLKEANIQNGSVLLLVSNKR